One segment of Arvicanthis niloticus isolate mArvNil1 chromosome 5, mArvNil1.pat.X, whole genome shotgun sequence DNA contains the following:
- the Smim1 gene encoding small integral membrane protein 1 — translation MQSQESGVHYSRWDSSSRDEVSMTAMSSSEEASCYRRISQKLCSGKLGIAMKVLGGVALFWIIFILGYITGYYVHKCK, via the exons ATGCAGTCCCAGGAGAGTGGTGTTCACTACAGCAGGTGGGACAGCAGCAGCCGGGACGAAGTCAGCATGACTGCCATGTCCAGCTCAGAGGAGGCCTCATGCTATAGGAG GATCTCCCAGAAGCTGTGCTCCGGCAAGCTGGGGATAGCCATGAAGGTGCTGGGTGGAGTGGCCCTCTTCTGGATCATCTTCATCTTGGGCTACATCACTGGCTACTATGTGCACAAGTGCAAATAA
- the Lrrc47 gene encoding leucine-rich repeat-containing protein 47 gives MAAAMAASEAWPELELAERERRRELLLTGPGLEERVKAAGGRLPPRLFTLPLLHYLEVSGCGSLRAPGPGLAQGLPQLHSLVLRRNALGPGLSPELGPLPALRVLDLSGNALETLPPGEGLGPAEPPGLPQLQSLNLSGNRLRELPADLARCAPRLQSLNLTGNRLDAFPAELFRPGALPLLSELAAADNCLRELSPDIAHLASLKTLDLSNNQLTEIPAELADCPKLKEINFRGNKLRDKRLEKMVGGCQTKSILEYLRAGGRGGRSKGRQEGSEKEDRKKRRERKQRRESGEGEEDVADSARLLLKVLHVSENPTPLTVRVSPEVRDVRPYIVGAVVRGMDLQPGNALRRFLNSQTKLHEDLCEKRTAATIATHDLQAVRGPLLYAARPPEDLKIVPLGRREAKAKELVRQLQLEAEEQRKQKKRQSVSGLHRYLHLLDGKENYPCLVDAEGDVISFPPITNSEKTKIKKTTCNLFLEVTSATSLQLCKDVMDNLILRMAELSNSASENKEEDVLSGTEADASCRPSDPNLDRSSGKDGQCPLVVEQVRVVDLEGSLKVVYPSKADLVTLPPHVTVAR, from the exons ATGGCGGCGGCGATGGCCGCGTCCGAGGCCTGGCCGGAGTTGGAGCTGGCGGAGCGCGAGCGGCGCCGCGAGCTGCTGCTGACTGGGCCCGGGCTGGAGGAGCGGGTGAAGGCGGCGGGCGGACGGCTGCCGCCGCGGCTCTTCACGCTGCCGCTGCTGCACTACCTGGAGGTGAGCGGCTGCGGCAGCCTGCGCGCGCCGGGGCCGGGCCTTGCGCAGGGCCTGCCGCAGCTGCACAGCCTGGTGCTGCGGCGCAACGCGCTGGGTCCCGGCCTGAGCCCGGAGCTGGGGCCGCTGCCCGCGCTGCGCGTGCTCGACCTCTCGGGCAACGCGCTGGAGACGCTGCCGCCGGGCGAGGGCCTGGGCCCCGCCGAGCCCCCGGGTCTGCCGCAGCTGCAGAGCCTCAACCTCAGCGGCAACCGCCTGCGCGAGCTGCCCGCCGACCTGGCGCGCTGCGCCCCTCGCCTACAAAGCCTCAACCTCACTGGCAACCGCCTGGACGCCTTCCCCGCCGAGCTCTTCCGGCCCGGAGCTCTGCCCCTGCTCAGTGAGCTGGCGGCCGCCGACAACTGCCTGCGGGAACTCAGCCCGGACATCGCGCACCTAGCTTCGCTCAAG ACACTGGACCTCTCCAACAACCAGCTGACAGAGATCCCTGCTGAACTGGCAGACTGCCCCAAGCTCAAAGAGATCAACTTTCGAGGGAACAAGCTTCGAGACAAGCGCCTGGAGAAGATGGTGGGTGGCTGCCAGACCAAGTCCATCCTAGAGTACCTGCGTGCTGGTGGCCGCGGCGGTCGGAGCAAGGGCCGGCAAGAGGGCTCTGAGAAGGAGGACAGAAAGAAGAGGCGGGAGCGAAAGCAGCGTCGGGAAAGCGGGGAGGGCGAGGAGGACGTAGCAGACTCAGCCAGGCTGCTGCTCAAGGTCTTGCATGTCTCTGAGAACCCCACACCCCTGACAGTCAGGGTGAGCCCGGAAGTCAGGGACGTGCGCCCATACATCGTGGGGGCCGTTGTGAGAGGCATGGACCTGCAGCCAGGAAATGCACTTCGTCGCTTTCTCAACTCCCAG ACGAAGCTCCATGAGGATCTCtgtgagaagaggacagcagcAACCATCGCGACCCATGACCTCCAGGCTGTGCGTGGGCCCCTGCTGTATGCAGCCCGGCCGCCCGAGGACCTCAAG ATTGTGCCCTTGGGGCGGAGAGAAGCCAAGGCCAAGGAGCTGGTGCGGCAGCTGCAGCTGGAGGCTGAggagcagagaaagcagaagaagaggcagagtgTCTCAGGGCTGCACAG GTACCTTCACCTTCTGGATGGGAAGGAGAACTACCCCTGTCTTGTGGATGCCGAGGGAGATGTGATCTCTTTCCCTCCTATAACAAACAGTGAGAAGACCAAG ATTAAGAAAACAACTTGCAACTTGTTCTTGGAAGTAACGAGTGCCACTAGCCTGCAGCTCTGTAAGGACGTCATGGACAACCTTATCCTG aGAATGGCAGAGCTGAGCAACAGTGCCTCAGAAAATAAAGAGGAAGACGTGCTCTCGGGCACAGAAGCCGATGCCAGCTGCCGACCTTCCGATCCCAACTTGGACCGGAGCTCTGGGAAGGATGGACAGTGCCCCCTGGTGGTGGAGCAGGTCCGCGTGGTGGACCTGGAAGGGAGCCTGAAGGTGGTGTACCCGTCCAAGGCCGACCTGGTCACCCTCCCTCCCCATGTGACTGTGGCTCGCTGA
- the Ccdc27 gene encoding coiled-coil domain-containing protein 27 isoform X1, which produces MKQESLPQECSSTSPKIGKGLMMLQSTASRGWDTQDPERKPQSIRQNLSKATQAVGCFYCNEDQVKKLTRHNGFVSEMENLRKAFLMRPGCPQFSTRTTSVSHVGSATMIDLPGTSSGVWKTTEDHPLGSLGSATSVNGKLFPCSKSACELNYPRKRSEPPTLSPTGSPTVVKKSQRTRTPWYISVIHEKDHSLLLMGEELQRFSELETQMQKKDQEILMLQREKEALKKQLKNLLRSKGTETSSASIRVDRSFETPAKLGRMSMLKTMYKEEDELQRWMQMQEEYNMAESSKELHMEPGSTIEEKSSEGPPEEIISVKLKASQSKTGTLLEVGPEEEEEETKGTEEEETLVDEDEESWELREEEEHRLKRSYSMTESFEEELMAQLEEYERMLMDFQSELEFTRSRYSLATGAITSLQRQTDFQESQLRKVTTENELLEKELRERKKQIQDMTDKFSNLREEKKHQEIMGLIEKENLILRQQVADLKSELANSEQTIEELNTQTKELEDQVNTDKDHLRRWKELHDDLQARNEMIQQAEQQTHVVLEGTQARLEKLRNKIMQAVFSVSGNKNLSTELSDTYILESLQRIITERSDFYSQLKQKGVKVPPLQQSDVSLPTKIKKMLPK; this is translated from the exons ATGAAGCAGGAGAGCTTACCTCAGGAATGCAGTTCGACATCCCCCAAGATCGGCAAGGGCCTGATGATGCTTCAGAGCACAGCCAGCCGGGGCTGGGACACACAGGACCCAGAGAGGAAACCACAAAGTATCCGTCAAAACCTCAGCAAGGCAACCCAGGCTGTCGGATGCTTCTACTGCAACGAG GACCAGGTCAAGAAACTCACCAGACACAATGGCTTTGTGTCAGAAATGGAAAATCTGAGGAAAGCCTTCCTCATGCGGCCTGGGTGCCCCCAGTTCAGTACCAGGACAACATCCGTGTCTCATGTGG GTTCTGCCACTATGATTGATCTTCCCGGTACCAGCTCTGGAGTTTGGAAGACGACTGAGGACCATCCCTTAGGCAGTCTGGGCTCTGCCACCAGTGTGAATG GGAAGCTCTTCCCATGCAGCAAGAGTGCTTGTGAGCTCAACTACCCACGGAAGAGGAGTGAGCCCCCAACCCTGAGTCCTACTGGCAGCCCCACGGTGGTCAAGAAGTCCCAGAGGACAAGAACGCCCTGGTATATCTCAGTCATCCATGAGAAG GACCACTCCCTACTCCTGATGGGAGAAGAGCTCCAGCGTTTCTCAGAGTTGGAGACCCAGATGCAGAAGAAAGATCAGGAGATCCTGATGctccagagggagaaggaggcccTGAAGAAGCAGCTGAAGAACCTTCTCAGAAGCAAAGGCACAGAAACCTCTTCAGCTTCCATCAGGGTG GACCGGTCCTTTGAGACGCCTGCGAAACTGGGGAGGATGAGCATGCTGAAGACCATGTACAAAGAAGAGGATGAGCTACAGCGTTGGATGCAG ATGCAGGAGGAATATAACATGGCTGAGAGCAGCAAGGAGCTGCACATGGAACCAGGAAGCACTATAGAGGAAAAGAGCTCTGAGGGGCCACCAGAGGAGATTATATCTGTCAAACTCAAGGCCAGTCAGAGCAAGACTGGGACCCTGCTGGAGGTGGgccctgaggaagaggaggaggaaacaaaaggaactgaggaggaagagacattggtggatgaggatgaggagtcgtgggagctgagggaggaggaggaacatcGTCTCAAGAGGTCATACTCCATGACGGAGTCCTTTGAGGAGGAGCTGATGGCCCAGCTGGAGGAGTACGAGCGGATGTTGATGGACTTCCAGAGTGAACTGGAATTCACAAGGTCCAGATATTCCCTGGCCACAG GGGCCATCACGTCTTTACAGAGGCAAACTGACTTCCAAGAATCTCAGCTGCGGAAGGTCACCACGGAAAACGAGCTACTGGAGAAGGAACTCCGGGAACGGAAGAAGCAGATACAAGACATGACCGACAAG TTCTCCAATCTCCGGGAGGAAAAGAAACATCAGGAAATAATGGGACTCATAGAAAAGGAAAACCTGATCCTTCGACAG CAAGTGGCAGACTTGAAGTCGGAGCTCGCCAACAGTGAGCAGACCATCGAAGAGCTGAACACCCAAACCAAAGAGCTGGAGGATCAGGTCAACACCGACAAGGACCACCTGAGGCGCTGGAAGGAGTTACACGATGACCTACAGGCGCGGAATGAGATGATCCAACAGGCAGAGCAACAGACTCATGTGGTCCTGGAAGGCACCCAGGCCAGG CTCGAGAAGCTAAGGAATAAGATCATGCAGGCTGTCTTCAGTGTCAGTGGGAACAAGAACTTGTCCACCGAACTCTCTGATACCTACATCCTGGAATCCCTGCAG AGGATCATCACGGAGAGGAGTGACTTCTACAGTCAGCTGAAGCAAAAGGGCGTGAAGGTGCCCCCGCTACAGCAGTCAGATGTCTCCCTGCCCACCAAGATCAAGAAGATGCTCCCCAAGTGA
- the Ccdc27 gene encoding coiled-coil domain-containing protein 27 isoform X2 has product MKQESLPQECSSTSPKIGKGLMMLQSTASRGWDTQDPERKPQSIRQNLSKATQAVGCFYCNEDQVKKLTRHNGFVSEMENLRKAFLMRPGCPQFSTRTTSVSHVGSATMIDLPGTSSGVWKTTEDHPLGSLGSATSVNGKLFPCSKSACELNYPRKRSEPPTLSPTGSPTVVKKSQRTRTPWYISVIHEKDHSLLLMGEELQRFSELETQMQKKDQEILMLQREKEALKKQLKNLLRSKGTETSSASIRVDRSFETPAKLGRMSMLKTMYKEEDELQRWMQMQEEYNMAESSKELHMEPGSTIEEKSSEGPPEEIISVKLKASQSKTGTLLEVGPEEEEEETKGTEEEETLVDEDEESWELREEEEHRLKRSYSMTESFEEELMAQLEEYERMLMDFQSELEFTRSRYSLATGAITSLQRQTDFQESQLRKVTTENELLEKELRERKKQIQDMTDKQVADLKSELANSEQTIEELNTQTKELEDQVNTDKDHLRRWKELHDDLQARNEMIQQAEQQTHVVLEGTQARLEKLRNKIMQAVFSVSGNKNLSTELSDTYILESLQRIITERSDFYSQLKQKGVKVPPLQQSDVSLPTKIKKMLPK; this is encoded by the exons ATGAAGCAGGAGAGCTTACCTCAGGAATGCAGTTCGACATCCCCCAAGATCGGCAAGGGCCTGATGATGCTTCAGAGCACAGCCAGCCGGGGCTGGGACACACAGGACCCAGAGAGGAAACCACAAAGTATCCGTCAAAACCTCAGCAAGGCAACCCAGGCTGTCGGATGCTTCTACTGCAACGAG GACCAGGTCAAGAAACTCACCAGACACAATGGCTTTGTGTCAGAAATGGAAAATCTGAGGAAAGCCTTCCTCATGCGGCCTGGGTGCCCCCAGTTCAGTACCAGGACAACATCCGTGTCTCATGTGG GTTCTGCCACTATGATTGATCTTCCCGGTACCAGCTCTGGAGTTTGGAAGACGACTGAGGACCATCCCTTAGGCAGTCTGGGCTCTGCCACCAGTGTGAATG GGAAGCTCTTCCCATGCAGCAAGAGTGCTTGTGAGCTCAACTACCCACGGAAGAGGAGTGAGCCCCCAACCCTGAGTCCTACTGGCAGCCCCACGGTGGTCAAGAAGTCCCAGAGGACAAGAACGCCCTGGTATATCTCAGTCATCCATGAGAAG GACCACTCCCTACTCCTGATGGGAGAAGAGCTCCAGCGTTTCTCAGAGTTGGAGACCCAGATGCAGAAGAAAGATCAGGAGATCCTGATGctccagagggagaaggaggcccTGAAGAAGCAGCTGAAGAACCTTCTCAGAAGCAAAGGCACAGAAACCTCTTCAGCTTCCATCAGGGTG GACCGGTCCTTTGAGACGCCTGCGAAACTGGGGAGGATGAGCATGCTGAAGACCATGTACAAAGAAGAGGATGAGCTACAGCGTTGGATGCAG ATGCAGGAGGAATATAACATGGCTGAGAGCAGCAAGGAGCTGCACATGGAACCAGGAAGCACTATAGAGGAAAAGAGCTCTGAGGGGCCACCAGAGGAGATTATATCTGTCAAACTCAAGGCCAGTCAGAGCAAGACTGGGACCCTGCTGGAGGTGGgccctgaggaagaggaggaggaaacaaaaggaactgaggaggaagagacattggtggatgaggatgaggagtcgtgggagctgagggaggaggaggaacatcGTCTCAAGAGGTCATACTCCATGACGGAGTCCTTTGAGGAGGAGCTGATGGCCCAGCTGGAGGAGTACGAGCGGATGTTGATGGACTTCCAGAGTGAACTGGAATTCACAAGGTCCAGATATTCCCTGGCCACAG GGGCCATCACGTCTTTACAGAGGCAAACTGACTTCCAAGAATCTCAGCTGCGGAAGGTCACCACGGAAAACGAGCTACTGGAGAAGGAACTCCGGGAACGGAAGAAGCAGATACAAGACATGACCGACAAG CAAGTGGCAGACTTGAAGTCGGAGCTCGCCAACAGTGAGCAGACCATCGAAGAGCTGAACACCCAAACCAAAGAGCTGGAGGATCAGGTCAACACCGACAAGGACCACCTGAGGCGCTGGAAGGAGTTACACGATGACCTACAGGCGCGGAATGAGATGATCCAACAGGCAGAGCAACAGACTCATGTGGTCCTGGAAGGCACCCAGGCCAGG CTCGAGAAGCTAAGGAATAAGATCATGCAGGCTGTCTTCAGTGTCAGTGGGAACAAGAACTTGTCCACCGAACTCTCTGATACCTACATCCTGGAATCCCTGCAG AGGATCATCACGGAGAGGAGTGACTTCTACAGTCAGCTGAAGCAAAAGGGCGTGAAGGTGCCCCCGCTACAGCAGTCAGATGTCTCCCTGCCCACCAAGATCAAGAAGATGCTCCCCAAGTGA